The Candidatus Binataceae bacterium genome includes the window CCGCACCACCAAGGGCGTCCATCTGGTGTTCCAGCGCGCGATGCTTCCGGTGCGCGAATCGCTGGTCCTCGGCGACGCCAACGGACGCATCGTGTTTGTCATGCCTCACGATCGCTACGTGCTGGTCGGGACGACGGACACTGACTACAGCGGCGATCCCGCCGCGGTCGCGACGGAGCCCGCCGATATCAGCTATCTTCTAGGCGTCCTTGCCGAGAGCCTGCCCGGAATCAAGCTCACGCCCGACGATGTTGTTGCCAGCTTTGCCGGACTGCGCGCACTGGTGGTAGCGGAAGGAAAGGGCGCGCCGTCATCGGTGCCGCGCGAGGAAGAGATCCTGCGCAGTGCGGCGGGATTGTTCTCGGTCGCGGGAGGGAAGCTGACGACGCATCGCGAGATTGCCGAAAAAGTGGTGAATGCAGTACTGCGCGAGATTGGTGAGCCGATCAAACACTCGCCGACACGCGATACTCCTTTGCCGGGTGCGCGCAAGCTCGATCGCAGCGAGACAGGCGATGCGCTCGCCAAGCTGCCGCGCGATGCACGTGAGATCTTGAACGCACGCTACGGAACGCGCGCGCAGATCGTGGCCGCATCGGCAGGTGGCAATCTAGAGCTCTCGCGCCCGCTATCGCAAGGATGTCCTGCGATCGGCGTTGAGGTCGTCAGTGCCGTGCGCAATGAGATGGTGCTATCGGTCGCAGATTTCCTCGTGCGGCGAACCTCGCTTACGTGGCGCGCCCCGCTCGAGGCGGAAGCGGCAGCGCCGTTGGTCTCGCGAATCCTTGCGTCGGAGCTCGGATGGGATCGCGCGCGCGAGCAGGCCGAGCTCGCTGAGTTCAATCGCATGTACGGTAGAGGCCGCGTCGCGGCTGCGACCTAGGATGGCCGCGCGCGAAAGCCACCAGGCGCTGAAATCGCGCGCCGCTCGCGTCACGAAAACGCTCAAACGCCTCTATCCGCACGCTCGGATCAGCCTCGATTTCAAAACGCCATGGCAATGCCTCGCCGCGACGATTCTCTCTGCGCAATGCACTGACGAGCGCGTCAACGCCGTCACGCCCGGGCTCTTCCGCGAATTTCCTGACGCGCGCGCGATGGCCAGGGCCGACGAGCGGCGCGTTCAGGAGCTGATCGTTACGACGGGATTCTTCCGCCAGAAGACGCGCTCGCTTATCGAAACGGCGCGGCTCCTGGTCGAACGTCATGGGGGAGAAGTCCCACGCAAGATGGACGAGTTGGTGAAGCTCAAGGGCGTCGGGCGCAAAACCGCCAACGTAATTCTCGGCCACGTCTATGGCGAGCCCGGCTTCGTCGTTGATACCCATGTGCGGCGCTTGACGTATCGGCTCGGATTCACCCAGAGCAGCGAGCCCGACCAGATCGAACAGGACATGCAGGCCCTCCTGCCGCCGAAGGATTGGACTCAAATCTCGATGAGTCTGATCCTGCACGGCCGCCAGGTCTGCTTCGCGCGCAAACCCGACTGCGAGCGCTGCGACCTGTCGCCGGAATGCCCGAAGATCGGGGTGACGGGTGTGTCGCCCAAAAAAGCGGAAGGCAGTTGATTGATTTGACCAGGTTTCAACCTAAAGAAGCCCGCATATCCGGAACAACCTCCCGCGTTGCGGGCGAGGTGCGGCATGCGACTATCGGTTCCGTTGCTCCTCGCAATGACCTGCGGCCTGCTATTGTTGACTATAAGCCAACTCGCGTTTGCTGCCGGCACGAAGCCGCCGCTGAAGAAAACCGCCAGCTTTGGCGATTACACTGCGAACACGTACTACGACCAGAACTCCAACACGAAGGATGCCTACTACGAAATTCTCAGGAACAAGAAATCGATCTTTACGGGCCGCGCCTCCCAAAATGGCGAGAAATTCGTGGTCGGCACGCTCTACAAGGACGATCCCGACGCGAAACTCGTCACTATGGGCAAGGACATCACCGGTGACGGGCAGCCCGACCTTGTAATCTCGGAGTGGACGGGCGGCGCGAACTGCTGCCTTATCTTTCATATCTTCGAGATTGGCTCGAAGTTCCGCAAGATTGCCGATCTCGACGCGGAGTTCGGCGACCAGGGGCCGCAT containing:
- the nth gene encoding endonuclease III, with the protein product MAARESHQALKSRAARVTKTLKRLYPHARISLDFKTPWQCLAATILSAQCTDERVNAVTPGLFREFPDARAMARADERRVQELIVTTGFFRQKTRSLIETARLLVERHGGEVPRKMDELVKLKGVGRKTANVILGHVYGEPGFVVDTHVRRLTYRLGFTQSSEPDQIEQDMQALLPPKDWTQISMSLILHGRQVCFARKPDCERCDLSPECPKIGVTGVSPKKAEGS
- a CDS encoding FAD-dependent oxidoreductase, which translates into the protein RTTKGVHLVFQRAMLPVRESLVLGDANGRIVFVMPHDRYVLVGTTDTDYSGDPAAVATEPADISYLLGVLAESLPGIKLTPDDVVASFAGLRALVVAEGKGAPSSVPREEEILRSAAGLFSVAGGKLTTHREIAEKVVNAVLREIGEPIKHSPTRDTPLPGARKLDRSETGDALAKLPRDAREILNARYGTRAQIVAASAGGNLELSRPLSQGCPAIGVEVVSAVRNEMVLSVADFLVRRTSLTWRAPLEAEAAAPLVSRILASELGWDRAREQAELAEFNRMYGRGRVAAAT